One Kitasatospora sp. NBC_01266 genomic window carries:
- a CDS encoding acetolactate synthase large subunit, producing MTEHTASPRRGDHPAAPSPDASVAAETMTGAQSLVRSLEAVGADTIFGIPGGAILPAYDPLMDSVKVRHILVRHEQGAGHAATGYAQATGKVGVCMATSGPGATNLVTPIADAYMDSVPIVAITGQVSSKAIGTDAFQEADICGITMPITKHNFLVTDPAEIPQVIAEAFHIASTGRPGPVLVDIAKDALQSTTTFRWPVETSLPGYRPVTKPHAKQIREAARLLVNARKPVLYVGGGVLKANATAELRILAELTGAPVVTTLMALGAFPDSHPQHLGMPGMHGSVPAVTALQKSDLLFTLGARFDDRVTGRLDSFAPFAKVVHADIDPAEIGKNRPADVPIVGDAREVLADLIVAVQAEHEAGRKGDYADWWVKLNEWKKTYPLGYEPAPAGELSPQQVIERIGQLVGPDAVYAAGVGQHQMWASQFINYEKPASWLNSGGAGTMGYAVPAAMGAKAGRPESVVWAIDGDGCFQMTNQELVTCALNNIPIKVAVINNGSLGMVRQWQTLFYNQRYSNTVLHAGPDHDGKEPPAQGTRIPDFVLLSEAMGCVGLRCERPEDLDAVIKQAMEINDRPVVIDFIVHQDAMVWPMVAAGTSNDEILFARGVRPDFGDDLD from the coding sequence ATGACTGAGCACACGGCATCCCCCCGTCGTGGGGACCACCCGGCCGCCCCGTCCCCGGACGCTTCCGTGGCCGCCGAGACGATGACCGGCGCGCAGTCGCTCGTCCGCTCGCTCGAAGCCGTGGGCGCGGACACCATCTTCGGTATCCCGGGCGGCGCGATCCTGCCGGCGTACGACCCGCTGATGGACTCGGTCAAGGTCCGGCACATCCTGGTCCGCCACGAGCAGGGCGCGGGCCACGCGGCCACCGGCTACGCGCAGGCGACCGGCAAGGTGGGCGTCTGCATGGCCACTTCGGGTCCGGGCGCGACCAACCTGGTCACCCCGATCGCCGACGCCTACATGGACTCGGTGCCGATCGTCGCGATCACCGGTCAGGTCTCCTCGAAGGCGATCGGGACGGACGCCTTCCAGGAGGCGGACATCTGCGGCATCACGATGCCGATCACCAAGCACAACTTCCTGGTGACCGACCCGGCCGAGATCCCGCAGGTGATCGCCGAGGCCTTCCACATCGCCTCCACCGGACGTCCGGGCCCGGTGCTGGTCGACATCGCCAAGGACGCGCTGCAGTCCACCACCACCTTCCGCTGGCCGGTGGAGACCTCGCTGCCGGGCTACCGCCCGGTCACCAAGCCGCACGCCAAGCAGATCCGCGAGGCCGCCCGGCTGCTGGTCAACGCCCGCAAGCCGGTCCTCTACGTGGGCGGCGGGGTGCTCAAGGCGAACGCCACCGCCGAGTTGCGGATCCTGGCCGAGCTGACCGGCGCGCCGGTGGTCACCACCCTGATGGCGCTGGGCGCCTTCCCCGACAGCCACCCGCAGCACCTGGGCATGCCCGGCATGCACGGCAGCGTCCCGGCGGTCACCGCGCTGCAGAAGTCGGACCTGCTCTTCACCCTCGGCGCCCGCTTCGACGACCGGGTGACCGGCCGGCTGGACAGCTTCGCGCCGTTCGCCAAGGTCGTGCACGCCGACATCGACCCGGCCGAGATCGGCAAGAACCGCCCGGCCGACGTGCCGATCGTGGGCGACGCCCGCGAGGTGCTGGCCGATCTGATCGTCGCGGTGCAGGCCGAGCACGAGGCGGGCCGCAAGGGCGACTACGCCGACTGGTGGGTCAAGCTCAACGAGTGGAAGAAGACCTACCCGCTGGGCTACGAGCCGGCCCCGGCCGGGGAGTTGTCGCCGCAGCAGGTGATCGAGCGGATCGGTCAGCTGGTCGGTCCGGACGCCGTCTACGCGGCCGGCGTGGGCCAGCACCAGATGTGGGCCTCGCAGTTCATCAACTACGAGAAGCCGGCCAGCTGGCTCAACTCCGGTGGCGCGGGCACCATGGGCTACGCCGTCCCGGCCGCGATGGGCGCCAAGGCGGGCCGGCCGGAGTCGGTGGTCTGGGCGATCGACGGCGACGGCTGCTTCCAGATGACCAACCAGGAGCTGGTCACCTGCGCGCTGAACAACATCCCGATCAAGGTCGCGGTGATCAACAACGGTTCGCTGGGCATGGTCCGCCAGTGGCAGACGCTCTTCTACAACCAGCGCTACTCCAACACCGTGCTGCACGCCGGCCCCGACCATGACGGCAAGGAGCCGCCCGCCCAGGGCACCCGGATCCCGGACTTCGTGCTGCTCTCCGAGGCGATGGGCTGCGTGGGCCTGCGCTGCGAGCGCCCCGAGGACCTGGACGCGGTGATCAAGCAGGCGATGGAGATCAACGACCGCCCGGTGGTGATCGACTTCATCGTCCACCAGGACGCCATGGTCTGGCCGATGGTCGCGGCCGGCACCAGCAACGACGAGATCCTCTTCGCCCGGGGCGTGCGCCCCGACTTCGGCGACGACCTCGACTGA
- a CDS encoding helix-turn-helix transcriptional regulator has translation MLSAVEQISVSPVFVGRGSEIASLTAALRRAAAGQPQALLVGGEAGVGKTRLLEEFLCRAERDERSAAVTMLGNCLEIGAEGLPYAPLVTALRRLHRRLGPELEQAAEGMQGQLSRLLPEFGEADTEPNDEYGRARLFEHIGRLFERLSAERPLVLAIEDLHWSDRSTRELLGYLISTLHRSRVLILATYRTDDLHRRHPLRPFLAELERQRTVHRLELNRFGRQEVAAQLAGILGIEVPDRQLVARIHRRSEGNPFFVEELACSHQEGCSVGLSDSLRDILLVRVEALPEEAQRVVRIAAEGGSRIEHQLLEAVLDDPEDELLDALRSAVGANILQPDKDGEGYRFRHALVREAVSDDLLPGERTRINRRFAEALEADPALVGGDQRPARLANYWYRAHDPARALPCALDAARAARRRNAFAEQLSLLERAIELWDEVTEETLRATLRPHDWAETYPPCACDPEEGDPGCERLRLVDVLAEAVVAARQAGDRERGLSLAKRALKLVDESENPLRAAWFRMNRARMFGHLNRPGGDPELAHALRLVEATGPSAVKADVYALVAGQALLQYPTEADLVVAEQAVAIARQVGSTSVELFGRMTVGSLYAELGDPEGGIAMLREAIEGARRFGIPDLITRGLNNLASLLAQLGRAEEALAAAREGLAVAGDLGLLRNAGAILAGNLVECLLLVGRPAEAAQVLAGWDGDGRPEVYDPFLYRLRGELALLRGDLAAVEECLALARVGDGHQPQHALPGARLAVDLAGRTGHPLRARAVLLAALDGPRPGRACLLLPLLARAAAVEADARGLPAAEADRPALLRRIAEELAALRPLAPLHWGWLRLAEAELARAADCDTPAHWAAAVEPLRATGLPYPLVLALFGAAGAAAAAGEREQAGELLREAAELAERRGDRELGAQIARLAERAGVARQLRPTGSAAQPQLPPQGPAAFQLTPRETDVLRLLAEGRTNRQIAEELFISPKTASVHVSNILAKLEVSGRGEAAALAHRLRLFPQGGLVPSGGGA, from the coding sequence ATGCTCAGCGCCGTGGAGCAGATCTCGGTCAGTCCTGTGTTCGTCGGCCGCGGCAGTGAGATCGCCTCACTGACCGCGGCGCTGCGCCGTGCCGCCGCCGGGCAGCCGCAGGCGCTGCTGGTGGGCGGCGAGGCGGGGGTGGGCAAGACCCGGCTGCTGGAGGAGTTCCTCTGCCGGGCGGAGCGGGACGAGCGGTCGGCCGCCGTCACCATGCTCGGCAACTGCCTGGAGATCGGGGCCGAGGGCCTGCCGTACGCCCCGCTGGTCACCGCGCTGCGCCGGCTGCACCGGCGGCTGGGCCCGGAGCTGGAGCAGGCCGCGGAGGGCATGCAGGGTCAGCTCTCCCGGCTGCTGCCCGAGTTCGGCGAGGCCGACACCGAGCCCAACGACGAGTACGGCCGGGCCCGGCTGTTCGAGCACATCGGCCGGCTCTTCGAACGCCTCAGCGCCGAGCGCCCCCTGGTGCTGGCGATCGAGGACCTGCACTGGTCCGACCGCTCCACCCGGGAACTGCTCGGCTACCTGATCAGCACCCTGCACCGGTCCCGGGTGCTGATCCTGGCTACCTACCGCACCGACGACCTGCACCGCCGCCACCCGCTGCGCCCCTTCCTCGCCGAGCTGGAGCGCCAACGCACCGTGCACCGGCTGGAGCTGAACCGGTTCGGCCGCCAGGAGGTGGCCGCCCAGCTGGCCGGCATCCTGGGCATCGAGGTGCCGGACCGCCAGCTGGTGGCCCGGATCCACCGCCGCTCCGAGGGCAACCCGTTCTTCGTGGAGGAGCTGGCCTGCTCCCACCAGGAGGGCTGCTCGGTGGGGTTGAGCGACTCGCTGCGCGACATCCTGCTGGTGCGGGTCGAGGCGCTGCCCGAGGAGGCCCAACGGGTGGTGCGGATCGCCGCCGAGGGCGGCTCGCGGATCGAGCACCAACTGCTCGAAGCCGTGCTGGACGACCCCGAGGACGAACTGCTCGACGCGCTGCGCAGCGCGGTCGGCGCCAACATCCTGCAGCCCGACAAGGACGGCGAGGGCTACCGGTTCCGGCACGCGCTGGTCCGCGAGGCGGTTTCGGACGATCTGCTGCCGGGCGAGCGGACCCGGATCAACCGCCGCTTCGCCGAGGCCCTGGAGGCCGATCCGGCGCTGGTCGGCGGCGACCAGCGCCCGGCCCGGCTGGCCAACTACTGGTACCGCGCGCACGATCCGGCCCGCGCGCTGCCGTGCGCGCTGGACGCCGCCCGGGCCGCCCGGCGCCGCAACGCCTTCGCCGAGCAGCTCAGCCTGCTGGAGCGGGCCATCGAGCTGTGGGACGAGGTCACCGAGGAGACCCTGCGGGCCACCCTGCGCCCGCACGACTGGGCCGAGACCTACCCGCCGTGCGCCTGCGACCCCGAGGAGGGCGACCCCGGGTGCGAGCGGCTGCGGCTGGTGGACGTGCTGGCCGAGGCGGTGGTCGCGGCCCGCCAGGCCGGTGACCGGGAGCGCGGCCTGAGCCTGGCCAAGCGGGCGCTCAAGCTGGTGGACGAGAGCGAGAACCCGCTGCGCGCCGCCTGGTTCCGGATGAACCGGGCCCGGATGTTCGGCCACCTCAACCGGCCGGGCGGCGACCCGGAGTTGGCCCACGCGCTGCGCCTGGTGGAGGCGACCGGGCCGTCCGCGGTCAAGGCCGACGTGTACGCGCTGGTGGCCGGCCAGGCGCTGCTCCAGTACCCCACCGAGGCCGATCTGGTGGTCGCCGAGCAGGCGGTGGCGATCGCCCGCCAGGTCGGCTCGACCAGCGTCGAGCTGTTCGGCCGGATGACCGTGGGCTCGCTCTACGCCGAACTGGGCGACCCCGAGGGGGGTATCGCGATGCTGCGCGAGGCGATCGAGGGAGCCCGCCGGTTCGGGATCCCCGACCTGATCACCCGCGGCCTGAACAACCTCGCCAGCCTGCTCGCCCAGCTGGGCCGGGCCGAGGAGGCCCTGGCAGCGGCCCGCGAGGGCCTCGCGGTGGCCGGCGACCTCGGCCTGCTGCGCAACGCCGGGGCGATCCTGGCCGGCAACCTGGTCGAGTGCCTGCTGCTGGTCGGCCGCCCGGCCGAGGCGGCCCAGGTGCTGGCCGGCTGGGACGGCGACGGCCGCCCGGAGGTCTACGACCCGTTCCTGTACCGGCTGCGCGGCGAACTCGCGCTGCTGCGCGGCGATCTCGCGGCGGTCGAGGAGTGCCTGGCGCTGGCCAGGGTGGGGGACGGGCACCAGCCGCAGCACGCGCTGCCGGGAGCCCGGCTGGCGGTCGACCTGGCCGGCCGGACCGGGCACCCGCTGCGGGCCAGGGCCGTGCTGCTGGCTGCGCTGGACGGGCCGCGGCCGGGCCGGGCGTGCCTGCTGCTGCCGCTGCTGGCCCGGGCCGCCGCGGTGGAGGCCGACGCCCGCGGCCTGCCGGCCGCCGAAGCGGACCGGCCCGCGCTGCTGCGCCGGATCGCCGAGGAGCTGGCCGCGCTGCGCCCGCTGGCACCGCTGCACTGGGGCTGGCTGCGGCTGGCCGAGGCCGAGTTGGCCCGGGCCGCCGACTGCGACACCCCGGCGCACTGGGCCGCCGCCGTCGAACCGCTGCGGGCCACCGGGCTGCCCTACCCGCTGGTCCTGGCGCTGTTCGGCGCGGCCGGCGCGGCGGCGGCCGCGGGCGAGCGCGAGCAGGCCGGCGAACTGCTGCGCGAGGCGGCCGAGCTGGCCGAGCGGCGCGGCGACCGGGAGCTCGGTGCGCAGATCGCCAGGCTGGCCGAGCGGGCCGGGGTGGCCCGGCAGTTGCGGCCCACCGGGTCGGCGGCGCAGCCGCAGCTGCCGCCGCAGGGTCCGGCGGCCTTCCAGCTGACGCCCCGGGAGACCGATGTGCTGCGGCTGCTGGCCGAGGGGCGGACGAACCGGCAGATCGCCGAGGAGCTCTTCATCTCGCCGAAGACCGCCAGCGTGCACGTCTCCAACATCCTGGCCAAGTTGGAGGTCTCCGGGCGCGGCGAGGCGGCGGCCCTGGCCCACCGGCTGCGGCTCTTCCCGCAGGGCGGGCTGGTGCCGAGCGGAGGCGGCGCGTAG
- a CDS encoding EAL domain-containing protein, translated as MSRTDVVPQSEVVPPSPAPPARPREAPDTPPPRPLPPAGRLPGALIALLCAGYALGAATGWGGSASLALFMGDFGLAGAALAAALSCLVHGCTVPGSARPAWLLFGLSSVCVAVGNGTWGWYEVVLRTGLPADSFADYAFLPFAPLTLTGLLVLAQRPRGAAGWLCLLLDSWMVAGSLFTLSWSLALGRAAEGEVGDPLRVIHELAYPVLDILMVSLVVGLRFRGRDSNRAAVHTAMLGLAVTVVCDGLFTSPSVQAGYHSGSLLDAGWFAGSLLLASAPWSSRWRRGRPSREHPSAGGTPRRRVASTFSALTPYAAAAVCTAGILYNALGGHPMDRVVIVVACTVGLALIVRQGIMLLDNLSLAQELAQKEAHFRSLVQGSSDVIMITGANGVLSYVSPAALGVYSRDPEELVGGRLLDLVHPEDTDRVIGEVRRFLARSQRFARQLTHTAPARSTEPSARVECRIKAGGGEWLHVESTVNRYRDGLILNSRDVTERVRLQAQLQHNAFHDPLTDLPNRALFAERLRAALGGRGPQPLGAESPREHPYQEPGTREPGTVAVLFLDLDGFKAVNDTVGHQVGDQLLVQAARRLQSTVRSGDTVARFGGDEFAVLVCGPLGRLRVQELAERLRLALSEPYWIGGTELAVAASIGIAFGPRDLDPYGPPVAEVATLADELMRDADLAMYRAKSEGKGRVVLYSPAMRAEVEHRRELDDRLRLAVREGSFALLHQPVVDLRTGAVSGVEAIARWRSAQGLLLTPAEFLRGAEAGDAAGRFTRWLLQQAITEAALRGAALGSTGHGSAGGLPVTVRLTAERLCAPGVHEVIAGALRDCGLPPERLVIELARTGSDAAVDELGRKLAALRRLGVGTALAGFGAGGGSLGALVRLPFDALKLDRALVQELVENPRSRALAGHALRLGRELGLATAAEGVDQERQVSVLQELGCRHGQGLAFAQPLDEFRLRRALIRRLYPLPRPLGAISARRAYLSAPDPRAGGCGDAAPSRAAHHHGAQEPPEHRALNGSGLNGPGLNAPGLNAPGLNTPGLNSPGQESIVGPHGETAIPPA; from the coding sequence GTGAGCCGCACCGATGTCGTGCCGCAGAGCGAGGTCGTGCCCCCGAGCCCCGCGCCGCCGGCCCGTCCCCGCGAGGCGCCGGACACGCCGCCGCCGCGCCCGCTGCCACCGGCCGGGCGGCTGCCCGGGGCGCTGATCGCGCTGCTCTGCGCCGGATACGCGCTGGGCGCCGCCACCGGCTGGGGCGGCTCGGCCTCGCTCGCCCTCTTCATGGGCGACTTCGGGCTGGCCGGCGCGGCCCTGGCGGCGGCGCTCTCCTGCCTGGTGCACGGCTGCACGGTGCCGGGGTCGGCCCGCCCGGCCTGGCTGCTCTTCGGCCTCTCCTCGGTCTGCGTGGCGGTCGGCAACGGCACCTGGGGCTGGTACGAGGTGGTGCTGCGCACCGGCCTTCCCGCGGACTCGTTCGCCGACTACGCCTTCCTGCCGTTCGCCCCGCTGACCCTCACCGGCCTGCTGGTGCTGGCCCAGCGACCGCGCGGCGCGGCCGGCTGGCTCTGCCTGCTGCTGGACAGCTGGATGGTGGCCGGCTCGCTCTTCACGCTCAGTTGGAGCCTGGCGCTGGGCCGCGCGGCCGAGGGCGAGGTCGGCGACCCGTTGCGGGTGATCCACGAACTGGCCTACCCGGTACTGGACATCCTGATGGTCTCGCTGGTGGTGGGGCTGCGGTTCCGCGGTCGGGACAGCAACCGGGCCGCCGTGCACACCGCGATGCTGGGCCTGGCCGTCACGGTGGTCTGCGACGGCCTGTTCACCTCGCCCTCGGTGCAGGCCGGCTACCACTCGGGCTCGCTGCTGGACGCGGGCTGGTTCGCCGGCAGCCTGCTGCTCGCCTCGGCCCCGTGGTCGAGCCGCTGGCGGCGCGGCCGGCCCAGTCGCGAGCATCCCTCGGCCGGTGGCACGCCCCGGCGCCGGGTGGCCTCCACCTTCAGCGCCCTGACCCCGTACGCCGCCGCCGCGGTCTGCACCGCCGGCATTCTCTACAACGCTCTCGGGGGACATCCGATGGACCGGGTGGTGATCGTGGTCGCCTGCACGGTGGGCCTGGCGCTGATCGTCCGTCAGGGCATCATGCTGCTGGACAACCTCTCGCTGGCCCAGGAACTGGCCCAGAAGGAGGCGCACTTCCGCTCGCTGGTGCAGGGGTCGAGCGACGTCATCATGATCACCGGCGCCAACGGCGTGCTCTCCTACGTCTCGCCGGCCGCGCTCGGCGTCTACAGCCGCGACCCCGAGGAGCTGGTCGGTGGCCGGCTGCTGGACCTGGTGCACCCCGAGGACACCGACCGGGTGATCGGCGAGGTCCGCCGCTTCCTGGCCCGCAGCCAGCGCTTCGCCCGGCAGCTCACCCACACCGCACCGGCCCGCAGCACCGAGCCGAGCGCCCGGGTGGAGTGCCGGATCAAGGCCGGCGGCGGCGAGTGGCTGCATGTGGAGTCCACCGTCAACCGCTACCGCGACGGGCTGATCCTGAACAGCCGAGACGTCACCGAACGGGTCAGACTGCAGGCCCAGTTGCAGCACAACGCCTTCCACGACCCGCTCACCGACCTGCCCAACCGGGCGCTGTTCGCCGAGCGGCTGCGGGCCGCGCTGGGCGGGCGGGGCCCCCAGCCGCTCGGCGCGGAGTCCCCGCGCGAACACCCCTACCAGGAACCGGGCACCCGGGAGCCGGGCACGGTGGCCGTGCTCTTCCTCGACCTGGACGGCTTCAAGGCGGTCAACGACACCGTCGGGCACCAGGTCGGCGACCAGCTGCTGGTGCAGGCGGCCCGCCGGCTGCAGTCCACCGTGCGCTCCGGCGACACCGTGGCGCGGTTCGGCGGCGACGAGTTCGCGGTGCTGGTCTGCGGGCCGCTGGGCCGGCTGCGGGTCCAGGAGCTGGCCGAGCGGCTGCGCCTGGCGCTCTCCGAGCCGTACTGGATCGGCGGCACCGAACTGGCGGTGGCGGCCAGCATCGGGATCGCCTTCGGCCCGCGCGACCTCGACCCGTACGGGCCGCCGGTGGCGGAGGTGGCCACGCTGGCCGACGAACTGATGCGCGACGCGGACCTCGCGATGTACCGGGCCAAGTCGGAGGGCAAGGGCCGGGTGGTGCTCTACAGCCCCGCGATGCGCGCCGAGGTGGAGCACCGCCGGGAGCTGGACGACCGGCTGCGGCTGGCGGTGCGCGAGGGCAGCTTCGCGCTGCTCCACCAGCCCGTGGTCGACCTGCGCACCGGCGCGGTGTCGGGGGTGGAGGCGATCGCCCGCTGGCGCTCGGCCCAGGGCCTGCTGCTCACCCCGGCCGAGTTCCTGCGCGGCGCCGAGGCCGGCGACGCGGCGGGCCGGTTCACCCGCTGGCTGCTGCAGCAGGCGATCACCGAGGCGGCGCTGCGCGGGGCGGCGCTCGGCAGCACCGGGCACGGCTCGGCGGGCGGGCTGCCGGTCACCGTGCGGCTGACCGCGGAGCGGCTCTGCGCGCCCGGCGTGCACGAGGTCATCGCCGGCGCGCTGCGCGACTGCGGGCTACCGCCCGAGCGGCTGGTGATCGAGCTGGCCAGGACCGGCTCGGATGCCGCCGTCGACGAGCTGGGTCGCAAGCTGGCCGCGCTGCGCCGGCTCGGGGTCGGCACGGCGCTGGCCGGGTTCGGGGCCGGCGGCGGCTCGCTGGGCGCGCTGGTGCGGCTGCCGTTCGACGCGCTCAAGCTGGACCGCGCCCTGGTGCAGGAGCTGGTCGAGAACCCGCGCAGCCGCGCGCTGGCCGGCCACGCGCTGCGGCTGGGCCGGGAGCTGGGGCTGGCCACCGCCGCCGAGGGGGTGGACCAGGAGCGCCAGGTGTCGGTGCTCCAGGAGCTGGGCTGCCGGCACGGGCAGGGCCTGGCCTTCGCCCAGCCGCTGGACGAGTTCCGGCTGCGCCGGGCGCTGATCCGCCGGCTCTATCCGCTGCCGCGCCCGCTCGGTGCCATCTCGGCCCGGCGGGCCTACCTGTCCGCCCCCGACCCCCGAGCGGGTGGCTGCGGTGACGCGGCGCCGTCCCGGGCCGCCCACCACCACGGCGCCCAGGAGCCGCCGGAGCACCGGGCGCTGAACGGCTCTGGGCTGAACGGCCCCGGGCTGAATGCTCCCGGGCTGAATGCTCCCGGGTTGAACACTCCTGGGCTGAACAGTCCTGGTCAGGAGTCCATCGTGGGTCCGCATGGCGAGACGGCGATCCCACCTGCTTGA
- the ilvC gene encoding ketol-acid reductoisomerase: protein MAELFYEDDADLSIIQGRKVAVIGYGSQGHAHALSLRDSGVDVRVGLLEGSKSRAAAEEEGLRVVTPAEAAAEADVIMILVPDPIQADVYQEAIEPNLKAGDALFFGHGLNIRFGFIKPPADVDVCMVAPKGPGHLVRRQYVEGRGVPCIVAVEQDATGNGFALALSYAKGIGGTKAGVIKTTFTEETETDLFGEQAVLCGGTAALVKAGFETLVEAGYQPEIAYFECLHELKLIVDLMYEGGLEKMRWSVSETAEWGDYVTGPRIITDATKAEMKKVLAEIQDGTFANTWIAEYKAGLPKYNAYKTADSEHLLETTGKELRKLMSWVKDA, encoded by the coding sequence GTGGCCGAGCTGTTCTACGAAGACGACGCCGACCTGTCCATCATCCAGGGCCGCAAGGTCGCGGTCATCGGCTACGGCAGCCAGGGCCACGCCCACGCGCTGTCGCTGCGCGACTCCGGGGTGGACGTCCGGGTCGGTCTGCTGGAGGGCTCCAAGTCCCGGGCCGCCGCCGAGGAGGAGGGCCTGCGCGTGGTCACGCCCGCCGAGGCCGCCGCCGAGGCCGACGTCATCATGATCCTGGTGCCGGACCCGATCCAGGCCGACGTCTACCAGGAGGCCATCGAGCCGAACCTGAAGGCGGGCGACGCGCTCTTCTTCGGTCACGGCCTGAACATCCGGTTCGGCTTCATCAAGCCCCCGGCCGACGTGGACGTCTGCATGGTCGCCCCGAAGGGCCCGGGTCACCTGGTGCGCCGTCAGTACGTCGAGGGTCGCGGCGTGCCGTGCATCGTGGCCGTCGAGCAGGACGCCACCGGCAACGGCTTCGCGCTGGCGCTGTCCTACGCCAAGGGCATCGGCGGCACCAAGGCCGGCGTCATCAAGACCACCTTCACCGAGGAGACCGAGACCGACCTGTTCGGTGAGCAGGCGGTGCTCTGCGGTGGTACCGCGGCGCTGGTCAAGGCCGGTTTCGAGACCCTGGTCGAGGCCGGCTACCAGCCGGAGATCGCCTACTTCGAGTGCCTGCACGAGCTGAAGCTGATCGTCGACCTGATGTACGAGGGCGGCCTGGAGAAGATGCGCTGGTCGGTCTCCGAGACCGCCGAGTGGGGCGACTACGTCACCGGCCCGCGGATCATCACCGACGCCACCAAGGCCGAGATGAAGAAGGTCCTGGCCGAGATCCAGGACGGCACCTTCGCCAACACCTGGATCGCCGAGTACAAGGCCGGTCTGCCCAAGTACAACGCGTACAAGACCGCCGACTCCGAGCACCTGCTGGAGACCACCGGCAAGGAGCTGCGCAAGCTGATGAGCTGGGTCAAGGACGCCTGA
- the ilvN gene encoding acetolactate synthase small subunit translates to MSTMSKHTLSVLVENKPGVLARIAALFSRRGFNIDSLAVGPTEHPDISRMTIVVNVEDLPLEQVTKQLNKLINVIKIVELDQSAAIQRELVLVKVRADNETRSQVVEIVQLFRAKTVDVSPEAVTIEATGSSDKLEAMLKMLEPYGIKELVQSGLVAIGRGARSITDRSLRALDRSA, encoded by the coding sequence ATGAGCACCATGTCCAAGCACACCCTCTCCGTCCTGGTCGAGAACAAGCCCGGCGTGCTCGCCCGCATCGCCGCGCTGTTCTCCCGTCGGGGCTTCAACATCGACTCCCTCGCCGTCGGCCCGACCGAGCACCCGGACATCTCCCGGATGACCATCGTGGTCAACGTCGAGGACCTGCCGCTGGAGCAGGTCACCAAGCAGCTCAACAAGCTGATCAACGTGATAAAGATCGTCGAACTCGACCAGTCCGCTGCGATCCAGCGGGAACTGGTCCTGGTCAAGGTCCGGGCCGACAACGAGACCCGGTCCCAGGTCGTCGAGATCGTGCAGCTCTTCCGCGCCAAGACCGTGGACGTCTCGCCGGAGGCGGTGACCATCGAGGCCACCGGCAGCTCGGACAAGCTGGAGGCGATGCTGAAGATGCTGGAACCGTACGGCATCAAGGAGCTCGTCCAGTCGGGCCTGGTGGCCATCGGGCGCGGTGCCCGGTCGATCACCGACCGCTCGCTGCGCGCCCTGGACCGCAGCGCCTGA